A genomic region of Colletotrichum destructivum chromosome 5, complete sequence contains the following coding sequences:
- a CDS encoding Putative AAA+ ATPase domain, ABC transporter type 1, transmembrane domain-containing protein produces MDGSENFEADSLPRGGLSFYSYVALQDVLGGPHLPPPSSHAASENATLTTLARSNASKIMDITNIVRASIAASLLCLLLVTPLLRKRPAWCRGFAQESLYSEVGQPSLKKPWTFWTVYLFAVALAGLIEAILSVVAPPRGHFYLLDLVPWIAAILITAVDRPTKTPKTLLFLYVVILACGVVSTAFSYRLHRLVPTLILADPVVGLAGIIGIVAMPMRDPSLTDSDIAREEPTDELRSPEDNLSLWRFMTVSWMAPMIARGYEKQLHNEDVWQLPFDFQHERLHSLFRDLRGSMTTKLFSANGLDLIIQSLLGLIECAAALSVPMLLQQLLRAIQSGPNNIEVSVLYAIAILAVRLLACQAAVFQLWFSRRCYERSRGEMITTIYAKTLSRKHFGQPAGEKVSDTDDEDEDDDDDDEDDERADANAAGTTDNDERIGRLSRFLGWLRRDNSTRPKYRRLRKQKAQRQPATTGKILNLMRNDVYEVAQRFWEFPSLVTKPLQFIFSFILVWQLLGYSCMFGMACVMLAQMLNTIFITQLLKNERVRRAATDARLQSTSQFVEGIRHLRWYDWQSKWLDSIMVTRRHELSTRVVTGLWSIAISTLNITSGTLFPVATFFAYTFIAGRTLTVDVAFPALSLFTLLETSFKELPSLITVLLNASIAMGRIEEFMSEPDKEGVYSDHLTNDIKFTKATFAWPGYEQPVLSNLDVGFPQGLTVVFGKVGSGKTALLQAILGELDRQMGDVIIPTEPIGYCAQSPWLQHMSIRDNILFSAPFDPTRYTQTLDACALLPDLANFKHGDLSDMGENGIGLSGGQRARVALARAVYSQSRVLLLDDPLAALDHNTAESIVKKLLQGPLVEGRTVVLVTHRVDLCLHLAGQMVEIADGTARVLNSKEAAAEVAKFLSEDDDTAAHHDEPEQTLEEQQDAAVPSKFIEEEYRAHGGVMLSVYWTYIKAGKLKWWTVLLLVFGLFRLGSLLNYWFLKAWGEAYKHKTSTQEASSGVDFSNLFGGLPDPDTDLRPWLWVYLAIAVAQATIYTLSEGLTLLMIITAARDLFKRVITKVSKATFRFYDVTPVGRLMNRLVSDVGMIDGGIMRPLREVAAQSITWFSSMVVIASVTPLFLVFSVGMTLWFVYIFMRFLPTSQSLRRLEMVSLSPLMSNFGILLDGLATIRAFKAQHHFQNMNIVVTDAFQKMDHFYWSLQAWLMYRFDALSAISTFALTLLALYKGLSPGLTAFVLTTASAFVEATHNLCKQYGTLQMDFVSVERVIELLDIPEEPCGELTPPVNWPHHSDDVTFDNVTLKYAPHLEPSVSEASFTIPGGSTCAVLGRTGSGKSTLALALLATIHPSEGSIRIGSYRLSDVDVHVWRQRVSFVAQDPVLFPGTLRDNLDPLHQYTDTECVVVLHRVLGTGWDLYSRVEGGGKNLSQGQRQLVGIGRAVLRRSPIVVLDEATASIDKETAARVQEVLRNELTTSTVITIAHRLEAVQDANYFIRLDKGMVIEHGPTRGLNR; encoded by the coding sequence ATGGATGGCTCTGAAAACTTTGAGGCCGActctcttcctcgaggagggTTGTCCTTTTACAGCTATGTCGCCCTTCAGGATGTCCTCGGTGGCCCCCATCTTCCACCTCCCTCATCTCACGCCGCATCCGAAAACGCGACCCTGACCACACTGGCTCGTTCCAATGCCTCCAAAATCATGGACATCACCAACATCGTGCGCGCCTCCATCGCAGCCTCGCTGCTGTGCCTCCTCCTTGTAACACCGCTTCTCCGCAAGAGGCCCGCCTGGTGCCGTGGCTTTGCACAGGAGTCTCTGTATTCCGAGGTCGGACAGCCTTCACTGAAGAAACCCTGGACGTTCTGGACCGTCTACCTTTTTGCAGTGGCATTGGCTGGCCTGATCGAGGCCATCTTGTCCGTcgtcgcgccgcctcgtGGCCATTTCTACCTCCTAGATCTCGTGCCGTGGATTGCCGCTATTCTCAtcaccgccgtcgaccgtCCTACGAAGACGCCCAAGACGCTGCTGTTTCTCTACGTCGTAATCCTGGCATGTGGCGTTGTCTCGACGGCATTCAGCTACCGGCTCCATAGGCTAGTCCCTACTCTCATCCTCGCGGATCCCGTTGTCGGCTTGGCaggcatcatcggcatcgtcgcAATGCCGATGCGAGACCCTTCCCTCACCGACTCTGACATTGCCCGCGAGGAGCCCACCGACGAGCTCCGCAGCCCCGAGGACAACCTCTCGCTCTGGAGATTCATGACGGTGTCATGGATGGCGCCAATGATCGCCAGGGGCTACGAAAAACAGCTGCACAACGAAGACGTGTGGCAGCTGCCCTTCGACTTTCAGCACGAGCGGCTCCATTCTCTCTTTCGTGACCTCCGTGGCTCCATGACCACCAAGCTGTTCTCGGCCAACGGACTGGACCTCATCATCCAGTCGCTGCTCGGTTTGATCGAGTGCGCCGCTGCCCTTTCTGTCCCCATGCTGTTGCAGCAGCTGTTGCGGGCTATCCAGAGCGGCCCGAATAACATCGAGGTGTCTGTCCTCTATGCCATTGCTATCCTGGCTGTTCGTCTGCTCGCCTGCCAGGCGGCCGTCTTCCAACTCTGGTTCTCCAGACGCTGCTACGAGAGGTCCCGAGGCGAGATGATCACGACCATCTACGCCAAAACTCTGTCGCGGAAACACTTTGGCCAGCCTGCTGGCGAGAAGGTGAgcgacaccgacgacgaagacgaagacgacgacgacgacgacgaggatgacgaaaGGGCTGATGCCAATGCCGCTGGCACCACGGATAATGACGAGCGAATTGGCCGCCTTAGCAGATTCCTGGGCTGGCTTCGCCGCGACAACTCTACTCGTCCCAAGTACCGGCGGCTGCGGAAGCAAAAGGCCCAAAGACAGCCTGCTACCACAGGAAAGATCCTTAACCTTATGAGGAATGATGTCTACGAAGTTGCCCAGCGGTTCTGGGAATTTCCCTCTCTTGTTACGAAACCACTTCAGTTCATCTTCTCATTCATCCTCGTGTGGCAACTCCTCGGCTATTCCTGCATGTTCGGAATGGCCTGCGTTATGCTTGCCCAAATGCTGAACACCATCTTCATCACCCAGCTTCTCAAGAATGAACGCGTACGCAGGGCTGCAACTGATGCAAGGTTGCAGTCCACCTCCCAGTTTGTTGAAGGTATTCGGCACCTTCGGTGGTACGACTGGCAATCAAAGTGGCTCGATAGTATCATGGTCACTCGACGACACGAGCTGAGCACCAGAGTTGTGACGGGTCTGTGGAGCATCGCCATCTCTACCCTCAACATCACTTCTGGTACCCTGTTTCCGGTCGCCACCTTCTTCGCCTACACCTTTATCGCCGGCAGGACTCTCACGGTCGATGTGGCGTTCCCTGCTCTATCTCTCTTCACCTTGCTAGAGACCAGCTTCAAAGAGCTACCCAGCCTGATCACCGTCCTTCTGAACGCATCCATCGCCATGGGCCGCATTGAGGAATTCATGAGCGAACCAGACAAAGAAGGCGTCTACTCAGACCATCTCACAAATGATATCAAGTTTACCAAGGCGACGTTCGCGTGGCCCGGATACGAGCAGCCGGTATTGAGtaacctcgacgtcggcttcCCCCAAGGCCTCACTGTCGTGTTCGGCAAGGTTGGCTCCGGTAAAACGGCGTTGCTGCAGGCGATCCTTGGAGAACTCGATCGGCAAATGGGCGATGTCATCATCCCGACCGAGCCCATCGGATACTGTGCGCAAAGCCCCTGGCTGCAACACATGAGCATCCGCGACAACATTCTCTTCTCAGCGCCCTTCGACCCCACTAGATACACCCAGACGTTGGATGCTTGTGCGCTACTCCCGGATCTGGCCAACTTCAAACATGGCGACCTGTCAGACATGGGAGAGAACGGCATCGGCCTGTCGGGTGGCCAGAGAGCGCGTGTTGCTTTGGCCCGCGCGGTATACAGCCAGTCTCGCGTGCTCCTTCTGGATGATCCCCTCGCCGCGCTGGATCACAACACCGCCGAATCCATCGTGAAGAAGCTCCTGCAGGGTCCGTTGGTGGAAGGCCGTACCGTGGTCCTCGTCACTCACAGAGTTGATCTTTGCCTCCACTTGGCTGGCCAGATGGTGGAAATTGCCGACGGCACTGCCCGCGTCTTGAACTCGAAAGAGGCAGCAGCGGAAGTAGCCAAATTCCTctccgaagacgacgacacggcAGCACACCACGACGAGCCCGAGCAAACACTCGAGGAGCAGCaagacgccgccgtgccGTCCAAGTtcatcgaggaggagtaTCGTGCTCACGGAGGCGTAATGCTGTCGGTTTATTGGACCTACATCAAAGCCGGCAAGCTCAAGTGGTGGACTGTTCTCCTCCTGGTCTTTGGCCTGTTCAGATTGGGCAGCCTGCTCAACTACTGGTTCCTCAAAGCCTGGGGCGAGGCTTACAAACATAAGACGTCAACACAAGAAGCATCGAGCGGCGTAGACTTCTCGAATCTCTTTGGGGGGCTCCCGGATCCAGACACCGATCTTCGTCCTTGGTTGTGGGTCTATCTAGCAATTGCTGTTGCTCAGGCTACCATCTACACATTGTCGGAAGGCCTTACCCTGCTCATGATCAtcacggcggcgagggacCTGTTCAAGAGGGTCATCACCAAAGTCAGCAAAGCAACCTTTCGGTTCTACGACGTCACCCCCGTGGGACGCTTGATGAACCGCCTTGTCTCCGACGTCGGCATGATCGATGGAGGCATCATGCGGCCGTTGCGCGAGGTTGCCGCCCAGTCCATCACCTGGTTCTCCAGCATGGTTGTCATCGCCTCTGTCACGCCTCtgttcctcgtcttctccgtcggCATGACCCTGTGGTTCGTCTACATTTTCATGCGCTTTTTGCCCACCTCTCAAAGCTTGCGGAGACTGGAGATGGTGTCGCTGAGCCCGCTCATGTCCAACTTTGGTATCTTGCTCGATGGATTGGCCACCATTCGCGCGTTCAAGGCGCAGCACCACTTCCAAAACATGAACATCGTCGTCACCGATGCCTTCCAGAAGATGGACCACTTCTACTGGAGCCTCCAAGCCTGGCTCATGTACAGGTTCGACGCGCTGTCGGCCATTTCCACCTTTGCTCTCACGCTGCTCGCGCTCTACAAGGGTCTATCGCCTGGCCTGACTGCTTTCGTCTTGACCACCGCTTCGGCCTTCGTCGAGGCGACCCATAACCTCTGCAAGCAGTATGGCACCCTGCAGATGGATTTCGTCTCTGTCGAGCGCGTGATTGAGCTTCTAGACATCCCCGAGGAACCTTGTGGCGAGCTCACACCCCCCGTCAACTGGCCTCACCACTCGGACGATGTCACATTTGACAATGTCACGCTCAAGTACGCACCTCACCTTGAGCCATCCGTATCGGAAGCCTCGTTCACTATTCCTGGCGGTTCGACCTGCGCGGTCTTGGGCAGGACAGGGTCTGGTAAGTCCACGcttgccctcgccctcctcgcaACGATCCATCCTTCCGAGGGGTCTATTCGCATCGGCAGCTACAGGCTATCCGACGTGGATGTTCATGTGTGGCGACAGCGCGTGAGCTTCGTCGCGCAGGATCCGGTGCTGTTTCCCGGAACCTTGCGGGACAACCTGGACCCGTTGCACCAGTACACCGACACCGAgtgcgtcgtcgtcttgcaCCGTGTGCTGGGCACCGGCTGGGACCtttactcacgcgtcgaaggcggcgggAAGAATCTGAGCCAGGGACAACGCCAACTGGTCGGCATCGGTCGGGCTGTCCTGAGAAGGAGCCCGATTGTggtgctggacgaggccacTGCCTCGATTGACAAGGAGACGGCTGCGAGGGTGCAGGAGGTCTTGAGAAATGAGTTGACTACGAGCACCGTCATCACGATTGCCCACCGGCTGGAGGCTGTCCAGGACGCCAACTACTTCATCCGTCTGGACAAGGGAATGGTAATTGAGCATGGCCCAACGCGAGGACTGAACCGGTAG
- a CDS encoding Putative alpha/beta hydrolase-1, giving the protein MHFNALLAVAAVAGSVSGLAVRQNTPAYQVLPPTPELPKPISTVKTPINGIQMWFQKYNEKAGGVPIVMDHGGLGFSGYFGSVITRLIDAGHYVIAVDRRGHGRTTYNANDVFTYDQMAADIHALLEGAGVPQYNVVGWSDGGITTLAALINPVTAKPINKAFVFGASSRPEQTNATFSDTPIFTELVDRCRTEYASLQPGVDFTAFATKVATMEGTLPQFTAAQLAGIDGKRVMIAGAEHEEAVNRDVPGILNKAIPGSSVTILKGVSHFAPMQDPAQFTKAVIDFFNKA; this is encoded by the coding sequence atgCACTTcaacgccctcctcgccgtcgccgccgtcgccgggtccGTCTCGGGCTTGGCCGTCCGCCAAAACACGCCGGCCTACCAAGTCCTCCCACCGACGCCGGAGCTGCCGAAGCCCATCTCGACGGTCAAGACGCCGATCAACGGCATCCAGATGTGGTTCCAAAAGTACAAcgagaaggccggcggcgtgccCATCGTCATGGACCACGGCGGCctgggcttctcgggctACTTCGGCTCCGTCATCACCcgcctcatcgacgccggccactacgtcatcgccgtcgaccgccgcggccacggccgcaCGACGTACAACGCCAACGACGTCTTCACCTACGACCAGATGGCCGCCGACATCCACGcgctgctcgagggcgccggcgtgccCCAATACAACGTTGTGGGCTGGTCCGATGGCGGCATCACGACGCTCGCGGCGCTCATCAACCCGGTCACCGCCAAGCCCATCAACAAggccttcgtcttcggcgcctcgtcgaggccggagCAGACCAACGCCACCTTCTCCGACACGCCCATCTTTACGGAGCTCGTGGACCGCTGCCGGACCGAGTACGCCTCGCTGCAGCCGGGCGTTGACTTCACTGCCTTCGCGACCAAGGTCGCGACGATGGAGGGCACGCTGCCGCAGTTCACGGCCGCACAGCTCGCGGGCATCGACGGCAAGCGGGTCATgatcgccggcgccgagcacgaggaggccgtcaacCGCGACGTCCCCGGCATCCTGAACAAGGCCATCCCCGGCAGCAGCGTCACGATCCTCAAGGGCGTGAGCCACTTCGCGCCCATGCAGGACCCGGCCCAGTTCACcaaggccgtcatcgacTTCTTCAACAAGGCGTAG
- a CDS encoding Putative cytochrome P450 — MTNATDPLALAGVLDAQFSRHWPTATAGVVFVVFALLAQSWLAVDPLADVPVVGKGGRWARRKQYLQGQGNQLYIDGYKQFKDSIFRLTTSKKKDTICVPPKYLPELKKAPDDVISFTKAIDESMQSQYTKISGDTPILVHAVRASLTPALPRLNASISDEVVESMRLELPQSTDWTEVNINAKLLRIIAMVSGRVFIGSELCRDERYIDASINYTVDLMTAVHVIALVPSFLRPIVATWLPTTKKLYRRIAEAESVFRPIVTARREAAAANRDDYREPDDMLQWILNAQTKFGQLSDRDLASAQLGISFAAIHTTTMTTTNAIYWLVAKPELIPMLRDDVQQALLESGGEFTSGALQNMKKLDSFLKEVMRVSPLSAGSFTRKVLKSLTLPNGQTIPAGMNIETPAAGVNTDPEIFPDPEVFDALRFYRLREAKEHAASGAKAAEVVMQAQFVSVGTTHLTFGYGKHACPGRFFAVNEIKMIMANVLCYYDVKLPDGETGRYENLVFGASSVPDPKKTIMIRKL, encoded by the exons ATGACGAACGCAACAGACCCACTCGCCTTGGCCGGCGTACTGGACGCCCAGTTCTCGAGGCACTGGCCCacagccacggccggcgtcgtcttTGTCGTTTTCGCCTTGCTGGCACAGAGCTGGCTCGCCGTTGACCCGCTGGCCGACGTCCCCGTCGTGGGCAAGGGAGGAAGATGGGCCCGGCGAAAGCAATACCTGCAAGGCCAAGGAAACCAACTTTACATCGACGGTTACAAGCAG TTCAAGGACAGCATCTTCCGCCTCACGACGTCAAAGA agAAGGATACCATTTGCGTTCCTCCCAAATACCTCCCCGAACTGAAGAAAGCACCCGACGATGTCATTAGCTTCACCAAAGCCATCGATGAA TCCATGCAATCCCAGTACACAAAGATCAGTGGCGACACGCCCATCTTGGTCCATGCCGTCAGGGCCTCGTTGACCCCAGCTTTGC CCCGCCTGAACGCGAGcatctcggacgaggtcgtcgagtCGATGCGCCTCGAGCTGCCGCAATCCACCGACTGGACCGAGGTCAACATCAACGCCAAGCTGCTCCGCATCATCGCCATGGTCTCGGGCCGCGTCTTCATCGGCTCGGAGCTCTGCCGGGACGAGAGGTACATCGATGCCTCCATCAACTACACCGTCGACCTCATGACCGCCGTGCacgtcatcgccctcgtcccgTCGTTCCTGCGCcccatcgtcgccacctGGCTGCCGACGACCAAAAAGCTCTAccgccgcatcgccgaggccgagagcgTCTTCCGCCCCATCGTGACGGCCCGGagggaggccgccgccgctaaCAGGGACGACTATCGGGAGCCGGACGACATGCTCCAGTGGATCCTCAACGCCCAGACAAAGTTCGGCCAGCTCAGCGACCGTGACCTCGCCTCGGCCCAGCTCGGCATcagcttcgccgccatccacaCGACCACCATGACCACAACCAACGCCATCTACTGGCTCGTGGCGAAGCCGGAGCTGATCCCCATGTTGCGGGATGACGTGCAGCAGGCGTTGCTCGAGTCAGGGGGAGAATTCACGAGTGGGGCCCTGCAGAACatgaagaagctcgacagTTTCCTGAAGGAGGTTATGAGAGTCTCCCCGCTTTCTGCCG GCTCCTTCACGCGCAAGGTCCTCAAGTCCCTGACGCTCCCCAACGGCCAGACCATCCCCGCGGGCATGAACATCGAaacgcccgccgccggcgtcaacaCCGACCCCGAAATCTTCCCGGACCCGGAGGTCTTCGACGCCCTGCGCTTCTACCGGCTccgcgaggccaaggagcaCGCCGCGTCTggcgccaaggccgccgaggtcgtcatGCAGGCCCAGTTCGTGAGCGTCGGCACCACGCACCTGACGTTCGGCTACGGCAAGCACGCCTGCCCCGGccgcttcttcgccgtcaacgagatCAAGATGATCATGGCCAACGTCCTCTGCTACTACGATGTGAAGCTGCCGGATGGCGAGACGGGTCGCTACGAGAACCTGGTCTTCGGCGCGAGT TCCGTTCCCGACCCCAAAAAGACAATTATGATTAGGAAACTGTGA
- a CDS encoding Putative zn(2)Cys(6) fungal-type DNA-binding domain, fungal transcription factor yields MEKRTRRLGHKKSRNGCQRCKARRVKCDEERPCRKCVAHGAHCSLVDQPATSLSTSTSPLTAPPQPPPQPPHAPTAPPKPAAARQFVPIRPAAEGAHEAASEAGLTPTAVRSSASPYPGDPARDPRNDPAADPGDLSENWLQSLRLMHHYNTSTCHVLTNARCTEELWKTAVPEMACSHKFLMHGLLALSAMHYASLHPQEQKKWDIISVHHQNLALRSFALRLNDINKDNCEAYFFLATLIFILSIYSVAHGARLGRTVSLGNVSQCFMLLHGIKGILDFQPIEDWRQRGGPLDNLLRAAEVPPGGSWSSSPYQKRLDAVTVLAREVRASFAEVINPQSVCVLALESLRRTHQICKSAGDEPDGIDKSGAAWAWAANLPPLFIEMIENRHPTALVILAHYAALARLFEQASNWLFYGWSDTVMSLVDEALDDEWRPWIQWPKRSLTERIDVDDMEI; encoded by the exons ATGGAGAAGCGCACCCGGCGTCTTGGCCACAAGAAGTCGAGGAACGGATGCCAGCGCTGCAAAGCGCGCCGCGTCAAG TGCGACGAGGAACGCCCGTGCCGGAAGTGCGTCGCCCACGGGGCCCACTGCAGTCTCGTCGATCAACCCGCGACGTCTCTGTCAACGTCGACGTCTCCACtaacggcgccgccgcaaccgccgccgcagccgcctcATGCGCCAACTGCGCCCCCGAAACCCGCTGCTGCCCGGCAATTCGTCCCGATCCGCCCAGCTGCGGAGGGCGCTCACGAGGCAGCGAGTGAGGCCGGTCTCACCCCGACGGCAG TGAGGAGCAGCGCCTCGCCGTACCCCGGAGACCCGGCACGGGATCCGCGCAACGACCCCGCCGCGGATCCCGGGGACCTTTCGGAGAATTGGCTGCAAAGTTTACGCCTGATGCACCATTACAACACCAGCACGTGCCATGTCTTGACCAACGCCAGATGCACCGAAGAGCTTTGGAAGACGGCTGTTCCTGAGATGGCTTGCTCGCAC AAATTTCTCATGCATGGCCTGCTGGCCCTCTCGGCCATGCACTACGCGAGCCTCCACCCCCAGGAGCAGAAGAAATGGGACATCATCTCGGTGCACCACCAAAACCTTGCCCTGCGCTCCTTCGCCCTCCGTCTCAATGATATCAACAAGGACAACTGCGAGGCATACTTCTTCCTGGCCACACTCATCTTCATTCTCAGCATCTACTCCGTCGCCCACGGCGCCCGCCTGGGCAGGACCGTCTCGCTTGGTAACGTCAGCCAGTGCTTCATGCTTCTCCATGGCATTAAGGGCATCCTTGACTTCCAGCCCATCGAGGATTGGAGGCAACGCGGCGGGCCCCTCGACAACCTGCTGCGTGCTGCCGAGGTGCCGCCGGGTGGGagctggtcgtcgtcgccctaCCAGAagcgcctcgacgccgtcaccgtcttGGCCCGCGAAGTCcgcgcctccttcgccgagGTCATCAACCCGCAGTCCGTTTGCGTGCTGGCGCTCGAGTCACTGCGGAGGACGCACCAGATCTGCAAGAGCGCAGGCGATGAGCCAGACGGGATCGACAAGTCGGGCGCCGCCTGGGCGTGGGCCGCCAACCTGCCGCCCCTGTTCATCGAAATGATTGAAAACCGACACCCGAccgccctcgtcatcctggCGCACTACGCCGCGCTGGCGAGGCTGTTCGAGCAGGCGTCGAACTGGCTTTTCTACGGCTGGAGCGACACCGTCATGTCCCTCGTGGATGAAGCCCTGGACGACGAGTGGAGGCCCTGGATTCAGTGGCCGAAGCGGAGCCTGACGGAGAGAATTGATGTTGACGACATGGAGATCTGA